In the Quercus lobata isolate SW786 chromosome 5, ValleyOak3.0 Primary Assembly, whole genome shotgun sequence genome, one interval contains:
- the LOC115988461 gene encoding protein BZR1 homolog 4-like, with protein MKRSNGSSNVGRTESEKEKTKMRERNRRAITTKIFQGLRKHGGYCLSPRADINELLRHLASEAGWVILPDGTTFRSSSTSSSNGLSCCAMCGTGITSNNTTPCSSVVMGGGGGGGEYCASTTASPIGDSMSMSMSVSMVNSNINKIGFGGSTSSSLPEDDNSPLELYIYDNGLPSGLHHHPSSASGGCVGGPLVMGPQYPQQQQQSQLYVQEAMASNQNTPVGSPLGRA; from the exons ATGAAGAGATCAAATGGTAGTAGTAATGTGGGGAGGACAGAGAGCGAGAAGGAGAAGACGAAGATGAGAGAGAGGAACAGAAGGGCTATCACCACCAAGATCTTTCAGGGCTTGAGGAAACACGGCGGTTACTGCCTTTCTCCTCGCGCCGACATCAACGAGCTTCTTCGCCACCTCGCCAGTGAGGCTGGCTGGGTCATCCTTCCTGACGGAACCACTTTCCGCTCttcctccacctcctcctccaAT gGTTTGAGTTGCTGTGCTATGTGTGGGACCGGGATAACGAGCAACAATACGACGCCGTGCAGCTCTGTTGTGATGGGTGGTGGGGGTGGTGGAGGAGAGTACTGTGCTTCAACCACTGCGTCGCCTATAGGAGACTCTATGTCTATGTCTATGTCTGTGTCTATGGTGAACAGCAACATTAACAAGATTGGATTTGGTGGGTCCACGAGTAGTTCGCTGCCCGAAGATGACAATAGTCCACTAGAGCTCTACATCTACGATAATGGGCTTCCCAGTGGGCTCCACCACCACCCCTCCTCCGCTTCTGGTGGCTGTGTTGGTGGGCCGTTGGTAATGGGACCCCAATAtcctcagcagcagcagcaaagTCAGTTGTACGTGCAGGAAGCCATGGCGTCCAACCAGAACACGCCGGTGGGTTCACCTCTGGGTCGCGCTTGA
- the LOC115990846 gene encoding uncharacterized protein LOC115990846, producing the protein MAVHSRDEALMCKVFPSSLGPLAMRWFDALPPNSIDSFKQLTQAFGSCFITSTRAPRPFDSLLSLSMLEGETLKAYSDRYWEMYNEIEGNYDDVAISTFKRGLPTEHGLRKSLTGKPVTSVRQLMGRIDKYKRVEEDQQMGKGKVKVVPQ; encoded by the coding sequence ATGGCCGTCCATTCCAGGGACGAGGCGTTAATGTGTAAGGTGTTtccatccagcttgggacccctggcgatgagatggtttgatgcccTCCCaccgaattccatagattcctttaaacagcTGACGCAGGCTTTTGGTTCCTGCTTCATCACCAGCACTAGAGCCCCTCGACCCTTCGACTCCCTCTTATCCTTGTCCATGCTGGAAGGAGAAACGCTGAAGGCCTACTCGGAcagatactgggaaatgtacAATGAGATAGAAGGAAACTACGATGACGTCGCCATTAGTACGTTCAAAAGGGGCCTGCCGACAGAGCAtggcttaagaaagtccctcactggGAAGCCAGTCACCAGCGTGCGCCAGCTCATGGGCAgaatagacaagtacaaaagggtcgaggaggaccagCAGATGGGGAAGGGTAAAGTGAAGGTTGTCCCTCAGTAG